Proteins co-encoded in one Brassica rapa cultivar Chiifu-401-42 chromosome A02, CAAS_Brap_v3.01, whole genome shotgun sequence genomic window:
- the LOC103853526 gene encoding probable cysteine protease RDL4: MSSPKSATLIFLVSMGIASCAMAMDMSVVSYDDNHHVIGGPGRRNSGFDAEASLIFESWMVEQGKVYESVAEKERRLTIFEDNLRFITNRNAENLGYRLGLTRFADLSLHEYGQICHGADPRPPKDHVFMTSSNRYKTSAGDVLPKSVDWRKEGAVTKVKDQGHCRSCWAFSTVGAVEGLNKIVTGQLVTLSEQDLINCNKENNGCEGGKVETAYEYIVTNGGLGTNNDYPYKAVNGVCDAGLKENNKNVMIDGYESLPSNDELSLMKAVAHQPVTAVIDSSSREFQLYESGIFDGTCGTNLNHGVVVVGYGTENGRDYWIVRNSWGNTWGEAGYMKMARNIANPRGLCGIAMRAAYPLKENNKNVMIDGYESLPSNDELSLMKAVAHQPVTAVIDSSSREFQLYESGIFDGTCGTNLNHGVVVVGYGTENGRDYWIVRNSWGNTWGEAGYMKMARNIANPRGLCGIAMRAAYPLKNSVSDDIRSMA, encoded by the exons ATGAGTAGTCCTAAATCAGCCACACTGATCTTCTTAGTATCAATGGGTATCGCATCTTGCGCCATGGCCATGGATATGTCCGTCGTTTCCTACGATGACAACCACCATGTAATTGGTGGTCCCGGCCGCCGCAACAGCGGTTTTGATGCGGAGGCATCGTTGATATTCGAGTCATGGATGGTTGAGCAAGGGAAGGTGTACGAGTCCGTCGCCGAGAAGGAACGGCGTTTAACTATTTTCGAGGACAACCTTCGTTTCATCACTAACCGAAACGCTGAAAACCTTGGTTATCGGCTTGGTTTGACCCGGTTTGCAGATTTGTCGCTCCATGAATACGGACAAATTTGCCATGGGGCTGATCCGAGACCACCTAAGGACCATGTTTTCATGACTAGCAGCAACCGATACAAGACTAGTGCTGGTGATGTGCTTCCTAAGTCTGTTGACTGGAGGAAGGAAGGTGCAGTTACTAAAGTCAAAGATCAAGGCCATTGCA GGAGTTGTTGGGCTTTCTCGACGGTGGGGGCAGTGGAAGGCTTAAACAAGATCGTGACAGGACAGTTAGTCACTTTGTCCGAGCAAGATTTGATCAATTGTAACAAAGAAAATAATGGCTGCGAAGGAGGTAAAGTTGAAACTGCCTATGAGTACATAGTTACCAATGGTGGTCTTGGTACAAACAACGATTATCCTTACAAGGCTGTTAATGGGGTCTGCGACGCCGGCCTCAAG GAAAACAACAAGAATGTTATGATTGATGGGTATGAGAGTTTGCCTTCCAACGACGAGCTTTCTCTAATGAAAGCGGTTGCTCACCAGCCTGTAACAGCCGTTATCGATTCAAGCAGCAGGGAATTTCAGCTTTATGAatca GGAATTTTTGATGGAACGTGCGGAACAAACCTAAACCATGGAGTTGTTGTGGTTGGGTATGGAACCGAGAATGGTCGTGACTATTGGATCGTGCGAAACTCATGGGGAAACACTTGGGGAGAAGCTGGCTACATGAAGATGGCTCGCAACATTGCAAATCCAAGAGGATTATGTGGTATCGCGATGCGAGCTGCATACCCCCTCAAG GAAAACAACAAGAATGTTATGATTGATGGGTATGAGAGTTTGCCTTCCAACGACGAGCTTTCTCTAATGAAAGCGGTTGCTCACCAGCCTGTAACAGCCGTTATCGATTCAAGCAGCAGGGAATTTCAGCTTTATGAatca GGAATTTTTGATGGAACGTGCGGAACAAACCTAAACCATGGAGTTGTTGTGGTTGGGTATGGAACCGAGAATGGTCGTGACTATTGGATCGTGCGAAACTCATGGGGAAACACTTGGGGAGAAGCTGGCTACATGAAGATGGCTCGCAACATTGCAAATCCAAGAGGATTATGTGGTATCGCGATGCGAGCTGCATACCCCCTCAAGAACTCGGTGTCTGACGATATAAGGTCCATGGCCTAA
- the LOC117131971 gene encoding uncharacterized protein LOC117131971, whose protein sequence is MSFYFQSREWMDQRIDPGSNCVSETFFGGIDAFIQFACNQADYKERTLLYPCARCKNVKQREARVVARHLFLYGFKGNYYVWTSHGEKFYDVGESSGANQLTGEEEMWENPTWNAYEDHHQNIPEVQEDIAPPYMSESIEEMGIAEPYHDSVFEAFEADTQPLYEECAEGISQLSLASRMMKVKKDYNLPEACVDEISEVFKNILPQPNKAPATYYETKKLTRALGLPVQKIDVCVKNCMLFWKGEDAKLVSCRFYGEDRYYPKNGKGKNKPKQRMFYLPIADRLKCLYQLEVTASNMRWHKEHVTPEGEMHHPCDAIAWKHFNELYPGFAAESRNIYLCLSTYGFNLIGMNGEAHSLWPVIVSPYNLPPGMCMKREFFYLSVLILGPKHPRKSLDIYLQYLIEELQSLWKDGVEAYDISRKERFIMRAVLMWTISDFLAYGMLSGWTTHGRLACPYCQDETCAFWLRNV, encoded by the coding sequence atgtCTTTCTACTTTCAGTCTAGAGAATGGATGGATCAAAGGATTGATCCTGGGAGTAATTGCGTTTCAGAAACATTTTTCGGAGGTATTGACGCATTTATTCAATTTGCGTGTAATCAAGCTGAttacaaagaaagaactttatTGTATCCGTGTGCTCGATGCAAAAATGTGAAGCAACGAGAAGCAAGAGTTGTCGCAAGACATCTATTCTTATACGGTTTTAAGGGAAATTATTATGTTTGGACGAGTCATGGAGAGAAATTCTACGATGTTGGTGAGAGTTCTGGGGCGAATCAGTTGACGGGTGAAGAAGAAATGTGGGAGAATCCTACTTGGAATGCTTATGAAGATCACCATCAGAATATTCCAGAAGTACAAGAAGACATTGCGCCACCTTACATGTCAGAATCTATAGAAGAGATGGGCATAGCGGAACCATATCACGATAGTGTTTTTGAAGCATTTGAAGCAGACACTCAACCTCTCTACGAAGAATGTGCAGAGGGAATATCTCAGTTGTCTCTTGCTTCGCGGATGATGAAAGTGAAGAAAGATTATAATCTACCAGAAGCTTGTGTAGATGAGATATCTGAAGTATTTAAAAACATACTTCCACAGCCAAATAAAGCTCCAGCAACATATTATGAGACAAAGAAACTGACACGAGCGCTTGGGTTACCTGTACAGAAGATTGACGTTTGCGTGAAGAATTGTATGTTATTTTGGAAAGGAGAAGATGCAAAGTTGGTCAGTTGTCGGTTTTATGGAGAAGATCGCTACTACCCGAAGAATGGAAAAGGTAAAAACAAACCGAAACAGAGAATGTTTTACCTGCCAATTGCAGATCGTCTGAAGTGTCTATACCAACTCGAGGTGACAGCTTCCAATATGCGGTGGCATAAGGAACATGTGACTCCGGAAGGAGAAATGCATCACCCATGTGATGCCATTGCGTGGAAACACTTTAATGAGTTATATCCTGGTTTTGCTGCTGAAAGCCGAAATATTTATCTATGCTTATCAACATATGGGTTTAATCTGATTGGTATGAATGGCGAAGCACATTCCCTTTGGCCCGTTATTGTAAGTCCATACAATTTGCCTCCGGGAATGTGTATGAAAAGAGAATTCTTTTACCTTTCGGTGCTAATTTTGGGGCCCAAACATCCAAGAAAAAGCTTAGATATTTACCTTCAGTATTTGATTGAAGAATTACAGAGTTTATGGAAGGATGGTGTGGAGGCATATGATATTTCAAGGAAAGAAAGATTCATAATGCGAGCAGTGTTGATGTGGACTATAAGCGATTTTCTAGCGTATGGGATGCTTTCAGGTTGGACGACGCATGGTCGGTTGGCGTGCccatattgtcaagatgagACATGTGCGTTCTGGTTACGTAATGTTTGA
- the LOC103853527 gene encoding H/ACA ribonucleoprotein complex subunit 4 has protein sequence MTEVEEVAAETGEYMIKPQSFTPAIDTSQWPLLLKNYDRLNVRTGHYTPISSGHSPLKRPLLDYIRYGVINLDKPSNPSSHEVVAWIKRILRVEKTGHSGTLDPKVTGNLIVCIDRATRLVKSQQGAGKEYVCVARLHSAVPDVAKVARALESLTGAVFQRPPLISAVKRQLRIRTIYQSKLLEYDADRHLVVFWVSCEAGTYIRTMCVHLGLLLGVGAHMQELRRVRSGILGENDNMVTMHDVMDAQWMYDNYKDESYLRRVIMPLEVILTSYKRLVVKDSAVNAICYGAKLMIPGLLRFENDIDVGTEVVLMTTKGEAIAVGIAEMTTSVMATCDHGVVAKIKRVVMDRDTYPRKWGLGPRASMKKKLIADGKLDKHGKPNEKTPLEWSRNVVVLPTGGDAMIAGAAAAPEGKVEAVSGEVRKRKHDDSSDSPAPVSTKKAKTKDLEGGEVEEKVKAKKKKDKAEGKEEEAGSEKKEKKKKKDKEEDKEELATPKSEKKKKKKSKEADEAAAANGEDVSAAEKSEKKKKKKSKETDEAAAGESAEKSEKKKKKDKKKKSKDSDDE, from the coding sequence ATGACGGAGGTCGAAGAAGTTGCTGCCGAAACGGGAGAGTACATGATCAAGCCTCAGAGTTTCACTCCCGCCATCGACACATCTCAGTGGCCCCTCCTCCTCAAGAACTATGACCGCCTCAACGTCCGTACGGGTCACTACACTCCCATCTCCTCCGGCCACTCTCCCCTCAAGCGTCCTCTCCTAGACTACATCAGGTACGGTGTCATCAATCTCGACAAACCCTCCAACCCTTCCTCCCACGAGGTCGTCGCTTGGATCAAGCGAATCCTCCGTGTCGAGAAGACAGGACACAGTGGAACTCTCGACCCTAAGGTCACGGGTAATCTCATTGTCTGCATCGACCGAGCTACACGGCTCGTCAAGTCTCAGCAAGGTGCCGGTAAAGAGTACGTCTGTGTAGCTCGCCTTCACTCTGCTGTTCCCGATGTGGCTAAGGTGGCGAGAGCTCTGGAGTCGCTTACTGGGGCTGTCTTTCAGAGGCCTCCTTTGATCTCTGCCGTGAAGAGGCAGCTGAGGATTAGGACAATCTACCAAAGCAAGCTGCTTGAGTATGATGCGGACAGGCATTTGGTTGTGTTCTGGGTTTCCTGTGAGGCAGGTACTTACATTAGGACCATGTGCGTTCACTTGGGTTTACTTCTTGGTGTTGGTGCTCATATGCAAGAGCTTAGGAGGGTTAGGTCTGGGATTTTAGGTGAGAATGATAACATGGTTACGATGCATGATGTCATGGATGCTCAATGGATGTATGATAACTACAAGGATGAGAGTTATCTGAGGAGGGTGATTATGCCTCTTGAGGTGATTTTGACGAGCTACAAGAGACTCGTTGTGAAGGACTCTGCTGTTAATGCCATCTGCTATGGTGCTAAGCTGATGATTCCTGGGTTGTTGAGGTTCGAGAATGACATTGACGTTGGCACTGAGGTTGTTCTGATGACGACTAAAGGTGAGGCGATTGCTGTTGGTATCGCTGAGATGACCACGTCTGTGATGGCTACGTGTGACCATGGTGTGGTGGCTAAGATCAAGCGGGTGGTGATGGATAGAGACACTTACCCCAGGAAATGGGGATTGGGCCCTAGAGCTTCCATGAAGAAGAAGCTTATTGCTGATGGTAAATTGGATAAGCATGGGAAGCCGAATGAGAAAACGCCTCTAGAGTGGAGCAGGAACGTGGTGGTCTTGCCAACTGGTGGTGATGCTATGATTGCTGGTGCTGCTGCCGCTCCCGAGGGAAAGGTTGAGGCTGTGAGTGGAGAGGTGCGCAAGCGTAAGCATGATGATAGCAGTGACAGCCCTGCCCCTGTGTCAACGAAGAAAGCTAAAACAAAAGATCTCGAAGGAggagaggttgaagagaaggttaaggcaaagaagaagaaggacaaGGCGGAggggaaagaagaagaagctgggtctgagaaaaaggagaagaagaaaaagaaggacAAGGAGGAGGATAAAGAAGAGTTGGCTACACCAAAgtcagagaagaagaagaaaaagaagagcaAGGAGGCAGATGAAGCTGCTGCGGCTAATGGTGAAGATGTATCAGCAGCAGAGAAgagtgagaagaagaagaaaaagaagagcaaagagacagATGAAGCTGCTGCTGGTGAATCAGCAGAGAagagtgagaagaagaaaaagaaggataagaagaagaaaagcaaaGACAGCGATGACGAATAA